ATCCTCATCTTGATACATCTCCTTAGTATTCGAACAGGGGCCATTGTAGCAAAAGCATCTTGCCTTCTCAAGGTACCAGCAATGAGGTTTTACGTTCCCTAACCTTGGCCTCTCATGATATACTCGCTGTATGGAAACCAAAAAATATGAAAAATACCGCAGGCAGGTAGCTTCTTTCATGACCCGCCTGTACGATCGACAACTCACCACTGCCAGTGGTGGCAATATTAGCATGCGGATCAGCAAGGATCTTTTTTGCATCACCCCCAGTGCGCTCGACAAAGGATTGCTCACTCCTGATGACATTGCTGTAGTAACCTTGGAAGGGAAGAATCTGACACCGAATCTACCTCTCAGTATCGAAACTGAGATGCATCGCCTGATTCTTGTAGCCCGTCCAGACATCCAGGCAATTGTGCATGCCCATCCAACGTATGTCTCTGCGTTCACTGCCATCACCAAGGATGGAAAGTGCGCCATCAACACGCATCTGATTGCAGAGTCATATTATATCCTTGAGGATCCAGCGTATGTTGAGTATCGATTGATGGGAACAGTGGACCTTGCCGAGCAGGTTGCTGCCAGCTCCTTTGACCATGATGTACTGCTCTTGGAAAACCATGGAGCGGTAGCCCTTGGGCGAACGATGCTCGAGGCTTTTGACAAGATGGAATTGCTCGAGCGTGCAGCGCAGATGACCGTCATCACCAAGCAGATGGGCGGCGGGGAGTATGAGGTGAGGGAATTACCGGAACCAAGACTGAAGCAGCTGATGCACATGAAGTACGGGTCAAAATAGTATGAAGATTGAATTGGAGACAATTCCTGTTTGGGATGGCGTGCAGGAAAACTGTGAATGTTTCATCTGCAACCTTATGGCAGAGGCACAGAAGGATGCAATCAATTTCTATCTGGGCAATTCTGTCATGAACCCAGAGACCAGGGTACGGGTGAATGAGCATGGTTTCTGTCCCAAACACTGGCGTATGCTTGCTGCAGCCAACAAGCCCCAGGGAGTTGCCTTGATGGGGGATACCTACCTTGAAACAACAAGAGTCAAGGCTGAGGCTGCGATCAATGGGCTTCTGTCAGCAAGTAATCCACGGCAGGCGAAGAGAGCGGTAGGAGCTTTTCATGCGGTAATGGCTTCACGAGAGAAAGGGTGCCTTGTCTGTTCATCTATGGAAGAGCGGCTCCAGCGGTACCTATACACGACCTGTTATCTATGGGGAGAGGACCCTTCCTTCCGTGAAGCCCTCTCACAAGGGAAAGGGTTCTGTCTTCATCACTTTACCCTCCTGCTGGAGATTGGACAGAAAGCGCTTTCCTCCAAATTGTATCCAGCGTTTGTACGAGCAATGGCTCAACTTGAGGTTGCCAACCTTGATAGGATGGCAAAAGATGTGCATTGGATGACACAGAAATACAAGTCGGAGAATGCAGACAAGCCTTGGCATGGCTGTGAGGATGCCCATAAACGGACAGTGGATAAAATGACAGGACGCAGCAGGGTTATAGATCCCGTTCGCTGACCTGTTTCTTTCTCTTCCTTTTCCGTTCCTTGATACCCAACAACAGTTGCAAGGTATCTTCCTCTCCGTCCACATCTTTCTGTTTGAGATGTGTCGTGGTACCGTCCGCCTTGTTGAAATGATAATACTCCAAGCTGTCTTGCTTAGGACTATAGAGCAGGATGTAATCCCTCTGGGGGAGGAAGGATACTCCCAGTATAAGTTGGCATCCCTCCTCCTGGACCTGAAGCAGATGGTTCTGCTGACCCTTGGAAAGATAATCATTACCAAGGATGATCCCCAGAAGCTTGATTCCTTTCCTGTTATGGACAAGCACATCAAGTCCGTCCCGCAGAATATCCACCTTGATGTTTCCAGGAAGGGAGAAGAAATTGGGATTTGCTGCATCCTCAGAAAGGCTGAGTACTTTTCTTAGGCTTAATTGCAACTGGGAGGCCAAGCAGTGGGCAAGGCTTGTCTTTGCCTTCGGCCAGGACAGCACTATCTCATCTTCAGCCAAGAGTTGCCGTAGGGCACTCTCGAATGCCTCAAAGAGAAGAATATTGGTATATCGGGCGTTGCTTGCCATGGTGCTATTGGAAATCCACTGAGTAATCCATCTCACTTACCTGTGATATGGTCTGGTAGATAGAACAGTACCGGGAAGCTGTCTCGAAGGCTTTCAGGAATTTCTTCTGATTGTCCACTCCAGTGGCTTGTACCGTAATATGTAGTGATTTAAGCGTGGTAGGGGGATCGTCTCGCTTCTCTCCATCAACATCAAAGCTGATATGTTCCCAGCTGATTCGCATTTTTGTAGCAAGTTCCACAAATGTAGCAAACAGACAACCACTCAATGCACCTAACAGGTAATCATAGGGCGCGCTGGAAGGGCCAATTTCAAAGCTGGAACCCTTGTCTGTAACGAACTGGTAGTGTCCAGGTACAAAGTCGGCACGAACATGTTTCTTCTCACCCATGAGGTATCTCCTATGCCCATAGCATAGCCCATGCAGAATGATTTTTCTAGGATGGGAATCATTTGTATCACTGCTTTTTATGCTTGTAGGGATTTACATGCACCATACAGTGTTTGACTTGGGGGAAACTGGTTTCGATGGCGTGGTGGACCCGTTCGGCAATACAGTGAGCTTCAACGAGGCTTTGTGATCCTTCCGCTGAAATCTCAACATCCACATAGGCACGAGAACCAAATCTACGGGTTCTCAGCAAATCGATTCCCTTGACCCCTTCCTGATCGAGAATGATGAGACGAATCTCTTCCACAGTCTTTTCATCACAAGCGTGGTCAACCATCTTGTAGATACCATCACGGAATATTTCAATTCCGACCCGAATGATAAAGAGGGAGATGATGATTGCTGCGATGGAATCAGCGATAGGGTAGCCCAAACGTGAGGCAATGATCCCGATCAGACCTCCAGTGGTTGCCAAAACATCACTCTGGGAGTCCCATGCCGAGGCCATCAAGGCAGAGGAGTCAGTTTTCTTTCCAGCCCAACGAGTATAGAGAAACATGCACTGCTTGATAACAATGGAAACAATTGCCGCAATCACAGCAAGGATGCCAGGGAGAGGGTTATCGTGATACCCGCCGGTGATGATGGTTGAAATACCATCGACAAGGAGGCCGAATCCCACGACCATGATGATTCCGGAAAGAAGTATTGCAGCAACTGATTCCAATCGTTCATGTCCATACTGATGATCCTCGTCAGACTCCTTGGAGGCAGCTGAGATACCGATCATGGCAATGATTGAACTTACCACATCCCCCGCGTTGTTGATTCCATCATTAAGCAAGGCAGAAGAGTGAGCGATAAAGCCAATTGTGGTCTTGCTGATGGCAAGAACTATATTGCTGAATATATTGAGATAGGAAACTTTCAAGGCAAGATTTTTCTTCATGTCCAAAATTCACACCTACGCTCGGTGTGCCTCCTTGGTAAGAAAAGGCCCCGGTTTCCCGGGGCTCTCTGTCAGCTCTTTGGCTCAGGATACTTGACGATCAAGTGTAGGTCTTCAAGTTGCTTCTCGTCAACTAGTGACGGAGAATCATCCATTGGTGATATCCCAGCAGTATTCTTCGGGAAAGCAATGACTTCATGAATCGAGGTTTCCTCTGCCATGATCATGATCATTCTATCGACCCCCGGGGCAATACCTCCATGGGGAGGAGCTCCGTATCTAAAGGCATTGAGCAGGAAGCCGAAGCGCTCCTCTGCAGTCTCGTCATCAAAATTACAGATACGGAAAATTCGCTTCTGGAGTTCAACGTCATGAATACGGATTGAGCCACTGGCTACCTCATACCCATTGAGGACCAAGTCATACAGGTCACCCTTTACGCTACCGGGGTCAGACTCAAGAGTATCGAGATACTCCGCCTGAGGCATACTGAACATATGGTGTGCAGCTTCCCAGTGTTCTTCATCCTCATTGTACTCAAAGAGGGGGAAGTCAACGATCCAGCAGAACTCAAAACTCTTCCTGATCAGGTTCAGGTCCTTGCCCAACTTTGTGCGAACCGCACTAAGGCTGGCACAACATTTCTTCCAGTCCTGATGGGCAACAAAGAGGATCATATCCCCTTCCTTTGCATCAACCGTTGAAACAAGTTCCTCTTCAAGTCCAGTGAAGAACTTGCTCACGCCACCGGTGAATGTGTTGTTCTCCCCTACCTTGATCCAAGCCAATCCCTGTGCACCGTAAATCTTTGCAGCATCCTCGAGGCTGGTAATATACTTGCGTGAGAAGTCAACTGTTTCACTCTTTGGAGCACAGATAGCCTTTACATATCCACCCTGGGAAACAATGTCCTTGAAGGTGGCAAAGCTGCTCTTCAGGGCCAATTCGTTGACATCTGAGAGGGGAAGGTCGAAGCGAAGATCTGGTTTGTCACAACCATAGGTATTCAGTGCATCATGGTAACTGAGTCTCCTGAATCGAGCAGGGAGGTCATAATCCATGACTTCCTTGAATACGGAACCGAAGAGGTCCTCCATAAGAGAGAGGACATCGTCACGTTTGACAAAACTCATCTCCAGGTCAAGCTGGGTGAATTCCAGCTGTCTGTCACCCCTGGCATCCTCATCACGATAACAGCGAGCGATCTGGAAGTACTTATCCATACCACCGACCATCAGGATCTGCTTAAAGAGCTGTGGGCTTTGGGGAAGCGCATAGAACTTACCAGGGTAAATTCTACTGGGTACCAAGAAGTCTCGAGCCCCTTCTGGGGTGCTCTTGATCATGGTAGGGGTTTCAATCTCATAGAAGTCACGACTGGTGAGGAACTTGCGGCAGGCGAAAATGAAGTCATGACGAAGCTTCATCCGCTTCTGCATTCCCTGGGTACGGAGATCGAGATAACGATACTTAAGCCTGAGGTCTTCCCTCGGCTCATTACCATCATCGATCTGGAATGGTAGTGGGGCACACTTACTGAGTATTTCAATCTTCTCAGCTTTAACTTCAACTTCTCCGGTTACCATTTCTGGATTGACCATTGAATCGGGCCTGAGACGTACCACCCCTGTCACTGCAATGCAGTACTCCAAGTGCAGTTCATTTGCAACTGCCTGAAGTTCGTTGCTGGCATCGTCATCCACTACCACCTGGGTAATACCGTAGCGGTCACGGAGGTTGATAAAATGCAGGGCCCCATGATTGCGGTCACGGTGTACCCATCCGTTGAGAACCACCTTAGCTCCATTGTCAGCTTTGGTCAGTGATCCACAGGTAGTTGTTCGTTGGGAAAATACTTCTTCTGCCATAGTCGGTCCCTTTGGTCTCCTTAAGAAAGTATTCCCATACTATACGATAGAAGTCCAAAAGGCAATTGCCCCTAAGACGTTAGCTCACGAACAACAACCTGGTTTTTCTGCAGGTATTCAATTGCTTCAACAGCTGCCACAGCAGCACTTGTGGTGGTGGTATAGGGAATTTTCATGCGCATGGCAATGCTTCGTATCTCATCATCACTCTGGTGGGCATGGAACCCCATCGGTGTGTTTATCACCAAAGCAACCTGTTTTTTCTGTAGATAGTCAGTAATATTTGGGTGTCCTTCATGGACCTTCTGCATTACCTCAACAAGGATTCCTTGCTCAAAGAGGAAGGCTGCAGTCCCTTGTGTTGCTGCAATTGAGAAGCCTAGGGAGACCAGCTTCCTTACTACAGGAAGAATGGTCTTACGATCCTTCTTGTTGACACTGATAAACACCTTTCCCGAGACGGGAAGACGGTTTCCACTGCTGATCTGGCTCTTTGCGAAGGCTTCCCCGAAGGTCTTTCCCAATCCGATCGACTCCCCGGTCGACCTCATCTCAGGTCCAAGTGCTGGATCTACATTGCTGAACCGATCGAAGCTGAATACCGCCTCTTTCACTGCCCAACCCACCTTACAGGTGCCCAAGGCTCTCTCTCCGGGTTTTTTTACCAGCCCTTGTTTTACCAAGGTTTCTCCTTCCCAGATCCGAACCGCGGCCTCAACGAGGTCTACTGCACTGGTCTTGCAGATGAAGGGTACTGTTCGCGATGCCCGTGGGTTTACCTCGATGAGATAGAGCTTCCCATCCTTGGCTGCAAACTGGATATTCATCAATCCTTTCACATGGAGGGCAAGGGCAAGTTTGTGCGCCCACTCCTGCATCTGAGCAAGGAGTTCTGGGGTGCTCTTGTACGGAGGGAACACTGCAGCAGAGTCCCCGCTGTGTATTCCCGCAGCCTCAATATGCTGTAGAATGCCTCCTACATAGAGACTTTCTCCGTCAGATACTGCATCAAGGTCGTATTCAAAGGCATCTTCCAGGAACTGATCCACCAATACAGGTGCTTCAACTGATGCCTCAATCCCCTCAATGGAGGTAAGTCCTGCTTCATCGTACACGATGTACATCCCCCGTCCACCCAATACATGGCTGGGCCGGATAAGAACAGGAAAACCAATCTCGCGAGCGGTGATGAGAATATCTTCATTCTTTGTGACGGCTTTGTTTTTTGGTTGACTGAGTCCAAGCTGAGAGACCAAGGCTGAGAACTTTCCACGGTCCCCTGCATCCAGGAGCCCTTCCAGGCTAGTTCCTTCCAATCTTGCCCCTGCACGGGTGAGGGAAGGGGCAAGATTCAATGGAGTCTGGCCTCCCAGTTGTACCACTACCCGCTGGGTCTGTTCATGGCGTAGAATTTCCTTCACTTCCTCAGCAGTGAGGCCTTGTAGGTACAGTCGATCGCTGATGTTGAAATCCGTGGAGACTGTCTCTGGATTACTGTTAACCATAATGGTCTTTCGTCCCAGCCTGCGGTAGGCCATGGAGGCAAGGGTGCAACAGGTATCGAACTCAAGTCCCTGCCCGATCCTGTTTGGACCGCTTGCAAGGATTACCACCGCATCCCCTCCCATGGGTTCTGCTTCCTCCGTTTCACCGTAGGTGGTATAGAGATAGGGAGTAAGCGCATCAAACTCCCCACTGCAGGTGTCAACATGATGGGTTACAGGGTGCATTTCATAGGCGTAACGTAGCCGTTCGATGTCCTCAGCACTCCTCCCACTCAGCATCGCGATATATACATCGCTCATTCCAGCCTTTTTTGCCTTGAGTAGGGTCTCCTCATCTAGGTGAAATGCAACTTCTTTCTCGATATCCAGCTGCTGTACCAGAAGATTGAGGAACCAGGGATCAAATTGTGTGAC
The sequence above is drawn from the uncultured Sphaerochaeta sp. genome and encodes:
- a CDS encoding cation diffusion facilitator family transporter, encoding MKKNLALKVSYLNIFSNIVLAISKTTIGFIAHSSALLNDGINNAGDVVSSIIAMIGISAASKESDEDHQYGHERLESVAAILLSGIIMVVGFGLLVDGISTIITGGYHDNPLPGILAVIAAIVSIVIKQCMFLYTRWAGKKTDSSALMASAWDSQSDVLATTGGLIGIIASRLGYPIADSIAAIIISLFIIRVGIEIFRDGIYKMVDHACDEKTVEEIRLIILDQEGVKGIDLLRTRRFGSRAYVDVEISAEGSQSLVEAHCIAERVHHAIETSFPQVKHCMVHVNPYKHKKQ
- a CDS encoding DUF6062 family protein, whose protein sequence is MKIELETIPVWDGVQENCECFICNLMAEAQKDAINFYLGNSVMNPETRVRVNEHGFCPKHWRMLAAANKPQGVALMGDTYLETTRVKAEAAINGLLSASNPRQAKRAVGAFHAVMASREKGCLVCSSMEERLQRYLYTTCYLWGEDPSFREALSQGKGFCLHHFTLLLEIGQKALSSKLYPAFVRAMAQLEVANLDRMAKDVHWMTQKYKSENADKPWHGCEDAHKRTVDKMTGRSRVIDPVR
- a CDS encoding class II aldolase/adducin family protein, with product METKKYEKYRRQVASFMTRLYDRQLTTASGGNISMRISKDLFCITPSALDKGLLTPDDIAVVTLEGKNLTPNLPLSIETEMHRLILVARPDIQAIVHAHPTYVSAFTAITKDGKCAINTHLIAESYYILEDPAYVEYRLMGTVDLAEQVAASSFDHDVLLLENHGAVALGRTMLEAFDKMELLERAAQMTVITKQMGGGEYEVRELPEPRLKQLMHMKYGSK
- the aspS gene encoding aspartate--tRNA ligase; the encoded protein is MAEEVFSQRTTTCGSLTKADNGAKVVLNGWVHRDRNHGALHFINLRDRYGITQVVVDDDASNELQAVANELHLEYCIAVTGVVRLRPDSMVNPEMVTGEVEVKAEKIEILSKCAPLPFQIDDGNEPREDLRLKYRYLDLRTQGMQKRMKLRHDFIFACRKFLTSRDFYEIETPTMIKSTPEGARDFLVPSRIYPGKFYALPQSPQLFKQILMVGGMDKYFQIARCYRDEDARGDRQLEFTQLDLEMSFVKRDDVLSLMEDLFGSVFKEVMDYDLPARFRRLSYHDALNTYGCDKPDLRFDLPLSDVNELALKSSFATFKDIVSQGGYVKAICAPKSETVDFSRKYITSLEDAAKIYGAQGLAWIKVGENNTFTGGVSKFFTGLEEELVSTVDAKEGDMILFVAHQDWKKCCASLSAVRTKLGKDLNLIRKSFEFCWIVDFPLFEYNEDEEHWEAAHHMFSMPQAEYLDTLESDPGSVKGDLYDLVLNGYEVASGSIRIHDVELQKRIFRICNFDDETAEERFGFLLNAFRYGAPPHGGIAPGVDRMIMIMAEETSIHEVIAFPKNTAGISPMDDSPSLVDEKQLEDLHLIVKYPEPKS
- the carB gene encoding carbamoyl-phosphate synthase large subunit; protein product: MSARRDIKRILVIGSGPIVIGQACEFDYSGTQAVKALKEEGYEVILLNPNPATVMTTPGMADHIYLDPLRVEYVEQIFQRERPDAILTTMGGQSGLNLALELDESGLLEQYGVQVIGSSIASIKLAEDRGAFKQVIEGLGLESAKSSIVHNLEEGMGLLEDFPFPLIIRPSYTLGGMGGSIAYNREEYPSLLEHAMETSPTHEVLIEESLIGWKEFEMEVMRDKKDNAIIVCSIENVDPMGVHTGDSITIAPIQTLDERSYQTMRDASIAILRAIGVDCGGSNVQFAVHPETGRMVVIEMNPRVSRSSALASKATGFPIARCSAKLAVGYTLDEVVNEITGQSVSCFEPVLDYCAVKVPRFELEKFPLPISALGTQMRSIGEALALGRTALEALNKGIRSSERKLEGLCNLIRIGLYDEEEVAGFLNSAHPLRLVAAYTTLCREGLEALPKIQEVTQFDPWFLNLLVQQLDIEKEVAFHLDEETLLKAKKAGMSDVYIAMLSGRSAEDIERLRYAYEMHPVTHHVDTCSGEFDALTPYLYTTYGETEEAEPMGGDAVVILASGPNRIGQGLEFDTCCTLASMAYRRLGRKTIMVNSNPETVSTDFNISDRLYLQGLTAEEVKEILRHEQTQRVVVQLGGQTPLNLAPSLTRAGARLEGTSLEGLLDAGDRGKFSALVSQLGLSQPKNKAVTKNEDILITAREIGFPVLIRPSHVLGGRGMYIVYDEAGLTSIEGIEASVEAPVLVDQFLEDAFEYDLDAVSDGESLYVGGILQHIEAAGIHSGDSAAVFPPYKSTPELLAQMQEWAHKLALALHVKGLMNIQFAAKDGKLYLIEVNPRASRTVPFICKTSAVDLVEAAVRIWEGETLVKQGLVKKPGERALGTCKVGWAVKEAVFSFDRFSNVDPALGPEMRSTGESIGLGKTFGEAFAKSQISSGNRLPVSGKVFISVNKKDRKTILPVVRKLVSLGFSIAATQGTAAFLFEQGILVEVMQKVHEGHPNITDYLQKKQVALVINTPMGFHAHQSDDEIRSIAMRMKIPYTTTTSAAVAAVEAIEYLQKNQVVVRELTS
- a CDS encoding OsmC family protein; its protein translation is MGEKKHVRADFVPGHYQFVTDKGSSFEIGPSSAPYDYLLGALSGCLFATFVELATKMRISWEHISFDVDGEKRDDPPTTLKSLHITVQATGVDNQKKFLKAFETASRYCSIYQTISQVSEMDYSVDFQ